One part of the Terriglobia bacterium genome encodes these proteins:
- a CDS encoding BlaI/MecI/CopY family transcriptional regulator → MNFWLERPIFADCFECSGKRFKLRRRSARLSKLERQIMETPWTKGPLTIRQIQEHGFAKRKRPAYTTVQTTVYRLEAKSAVRRASKISNAHVFEPVLSRDAAGGRLLDELLSFFGGGLQPVIAHLIESGKFTAEDVKQAEKTLRDFAKREKPNEFRMALRSSKSPVAIHARHAVGRDAGFAGQNVRSACPLLDMVRCIREIPRAVLSPDRPGKWGEMAVGSAYRGICFRGYSGHHVTALNASAWLQRSRQRSRA, encoded by the coding sequence TTGAATTTTTGGCTAGAGCGGCCGATCTTCGCGGATTGCTTTGAATGTTCCGGGAAACGGTTCAAACTTCGGCGACGATCAGCGAGATTATCAAAACTGGAACGTCAGATAATGGAGACGCCGTGGACGAAAGGCCCATTAACGATCCGGCAAATCCAGGAGCACGGGTTCGCGAAGCGGAAGCGGCCTGCCTACACCACAGTGCAGACGACGGTCTACCGTCTGGAGGCGAAGAGCGCGGTTCGCCGCGCCAGCAAGATCAGTAACGCGCACGTCTTTGAACCTGTCCTTTCCCGGGACGCTGCGGGCGGACGCCTGCTGGATGAGCTATTGAGTTTTTTTGGAGGCGGGCTCCAGCCGGTGATTGCGCATTTGATCGAGTCGGGCAAGTTTACGGCTGAGGATGTGAAGCAGGCGGAGAAGACGTTGCGTGACTTCGCGAAAAGGGAGAAACCGAATGAATTCAGGATGGCTCTCCGCAGTAGCAAATCACCTGTGGCAATCCACGCTCGTCACGCTGTTGGCAGGGATGCTGGTTTTGCTGGTCAAAACGTGCGGAGCGCATGTCCGCTACTGGATATGGTTCGCTGCATCCGTGAAATTCCTCGTGCCGTTCTCTCTCCTGATCGCCCTGGGAAGTGGGGTGAAATGGCGGTCGGCTCCGCCTATCGTGGCATCTGCTTCCGTGGCTATAGTGGCCATCACGTGACGGCGCTGAACGCCTCCGCCTGGCTACAGCGCAGCCGGCAGCGGAGCCGCGCTTGA